A single Parabacteroides timonensis DNA region contains:
- a CDS encoding efflux RND transporter permease subunit — protein MLNKIIRYFLDNRVVTILLLILVVVWGISTSPFNWHGGIIPRNPIPVDAIPDIGDNQQIVATEWMGRSPKDIQDQITYPLTTSLLGIPGVKSIRSSSMFGMSFIYIIFDDDIEFYWSRSRILEKLNSLPSGTLPEGVQPALGPDATALGQIYWYTLEGRNPETGKPTGGWNAEELRTIQDFYVKYSLSAAEGVSEVASAGGFVKEYQIELNPDAMRAFNVSVMDIMNAVKKSNLDIGAETMEINKVEYLIRGLGYIKDVSDLEKAVVTVRDGVPVRISDVAFVNIGPGTRRGGLDKEGVEAVGGVVIARYGANPLEVIDNVKAKIKEIEAGLPQKTLADGTVSKVSVIPFYDRTGLIKETIGTLETSLSHEILICIIVIIVLVLNLRASVVIASMLPVAVLATFIIMKYTGIEANIVALSGIAIAIGVMVDVGVVFVESIIRYMEMPENKDIKGGKALVNLIYKAVSEVSGAIATAMITTIVSFLPVFAMEAQEGKMFSPLAYTKTYALASAFILGLILLPTLSYLLFSVRIKSKSIRKIANYILIVSGILLSIIYSSIPALGLTAVGLNNLFAFYWKNPKMSNYINIGITLLVAVYYLSEEWLPMGPQAGLFSNILFVAACIVVILTLLWLLVIYYEQILRWCLSHRWQFMIIPATTILFGFIIWIGFNKTFGFVASGMETLGWKDFRQTTFWEKASAEFPGIGEEFMPSLNEGSFLLMPTSMPHTGIAQNLDYIEALDKRLAAIPEVETAIGKWGRVNSALDPAPAQMFENTINYRPEYILNEDGQRERFKVNKQGAYILKNGDTYNPADGFRLIPKDSLIADSKGDYFRQWRPEIKNTDDIWQQIVNVTHLPGLTSAPKLQPIEARLVMLSTGMRAPMGLKIYGPDLETIEQSGKVIEQALKEVPSVIPSSVFYDRAVGAPYLEINLNRDNMARYGVNVEDLQEILSAAVGGMVLTTTVEGRERFPVRLRYARELRDNPEALSMLLVPTATGAQVPLKELADIDYTRGAQMIQSENTFLVGYVIFDKISGKAEVDVVKEATRVLEQKIKDGELTLAKGVSYKFAGNYEQQERATQRLAIVVPLALLIVLLVLYFQFKSVTASLIHFSGVFVAFAGGFILLWLYGQDWFMNFSVGGENMRDLFQMHTINLSVAVWVGFIALFGVATDDGVLMGTYIHQTFLRQNPRTKEAIREAVVAAGLKRVRPAAMTTATTLIALLPVLTSTGKGADIMVPMAIPTFGGMLIQSMTMFVVPVLQCWWRESIIKKEQKKQNIENDKNDEE, from the coding sequence ATGTTAAATAAAATAATCCGTTATTTCCTTGATAACAGGGTTGTAACCATTCTATTATTAATATTAGTCGTTGTCTGGGGTATATCGACCTCTCCTTTCAACTGGCACGGAGGTATTATTCCGCGTAATCCAATCCCGGTAGACGCAATACCGGATATCGGTGATAACCAACAGATCGTCGCAACCGAATGGATGGGACGATCGCCAAAAGATATACAAGATCAAATCACTTATCCACTGACCACTTCCCTATTAGGGATTCCGGGAGTAAAAAGCATCCGAAGTAGCTCCATGTTCGGGATGTCGTTCATCTACATTATCTTCGACGATGATATCGAATTCTACTGGAGTCGTTCAAGGATTCTGGAAAAACTGAATTCGCTGCCATCCGGTACCTTGCCGGAAGGTGTTCAACCGGCATTAGGTCCGGACGCCACAGCTCTGGGTCAAATATACTGGTACACCCTGGAAGGCAGAAACCCGGAGACAGGGAAACCTACCGGTGGTTGGAACGCAGAAGAATTGCGCACCATACAAGATTTCTATGTAAAATACTCCCTTTCCGCGGCCGAAGGAGTATCGGAAGTGGCTTCTGCCGGAGGTTTTGTAAAAGAATATCAGATAGAACTGAACCCGGATGCCATGCGCGCCTTCAACGTTTCCGTCATGGATATCATGAATGCCGTAAAGAAAAGTAATCTCGATATCGGTGCCGAAACGATGGAGATCAACAAGGTTGAATACCTGATCCGTGGGCTTGGCTATATTAAAGATGTATCTGACCTGGAAAAAGCTGTCGTAACCGTCAGAGACGGTGTACCGGTACGTATATCGGATGTCGCTTTCGTGAATATCGGCCCGGGTACCCGCCGTGGCGGATTGGATAAGGAAGGCGTAGAAGCCGTGGGGGGAGTTGTTATCGCCCGGTACGGAGCGAATCCGTTGGAAGTGATAGACAATGTTAAGGCTAAGATTAAAGAGATAGAAGCCGGCCTTCCTCAGAAAACGTTGGCGGACGGCACAGTGTCGAAGGTTAGTGTCATACCTTTTTACGACCGGACCGGCCTGATCAAAGAAACGATTGGAACACTTGAAACTTCGCTCTCACACGAAATACTGATCTGTATCATCGTGATTATTGTATTAGTCCTTAACCTGCGTGCATCCGTAGTAATAGCAAGTATGCTCCCTGTGGCCGTACTGGCTACATTCATCATTATGAAATACACCGGAATAGAAGCAAACATTGTTGCTTTGTCCGGTATTGCCATTGCTATCGGAGTTATGGTCGATGTAGGGGTCGTATTTGTAGAAAGCATCATTCGTTATATGGAAATGCCGGAGAACAAGGATATCAAAGGCGGGAAAGCATTGGTCAACCTTATCTACAAGGCTGTCAGTGAAGTATCCGGAGCTATTGCAACAGCAATGATCACCACAATAGTCAGTTTTTTACCCGTATTTGCCATGGAAGCTCAGGAAGGGAAAATGTTCTCTCCCCTCGCCTATACTAAAACGTATGCACTGGCATCCGCTTTCATACTAGGGCTGATCCTGCTGCCGACACTTTCTTATTTACTGTTCTCTGTCCGGATCAAATCCAAGTCGATACGAAAGATAGCCAATTATATCCTTATTGTATCAGGCATTCTATTATCGATCATTTACAGCAGTATTCCGGCACTTGGCCTTACAGCTGTCGGACTGAACAACCTGTTTGCTTTCTACTGGAAAAATCCCAAGATGAGCAACTATATAAATATAGGTATCACGTTGCTAGTGGCAGTTTATTATCTATCGGAAGAATGGCTACCGATGGGGCCTCAGGCCGGATTATTCTCCAACATACTTTTTGTTGCGGCTTGTATCGTTGTCATCTTAACCCTATTATGGTTACTGGTGATCTACTACGAACAGATATTAAGATGGTGTCTTAGCCACCGTTGGCAGTTCATGATTATTCCTGCGACAACGATCCTGTTCGGTTTCATTATATGGATAGGATTTAATAAAACATTCGGCTTCGTTGCATCAGGTATGGAAACGCTGGGATGGAAAGATTTCCGCCAGACAACTTTCTGGGAAAAAGCATCCGCTGAATTTCCCGGTATAGGCGAAGAGTTTATGCCCAGCTTGAATGAGGGTTCCTTCCTCCTGATGCCCACCAGCATGCCTCATACCGGGATTGCACAAAACCTCGATTATATCGAAGCGCTCGACAAACGCCTGGCTGCCATTCCGGAAGTGGAGACAGCCATCGGAAAATGGGGACGTGTCAACTCAGCCCTCGACCCTGCTCCGGCACAAATGTTTGAAAATACGATAAACTATCGTCCTGAATACATTCTGAATGAAGACGGACAAAGGGAACGTTTCAAGGTTAATAAACAGGGTGCCTACATTCTGAAGAACGGCGATACATACAATCCGGCTGACGGTTTCCGGCTCATTCCCAAAGACAGCCTGATAGCCGACAGCAAAGGAGACTATTTCCGTCAATGGCGTCCGGAAATCAAAAATACGGATGATATCTGGCAACAGATAGTAAATGTCACCCATCTGCCGGGCCTAACTTCAGCTCCCAAGTTGCAACCAATCGAGGCCCGTCTTGTTATGTTGTCGACCGGTATGCGTGCCCCGATGGGATTGAAAATATACGGTCCCGACCTGGAAACGATCGAACAGAGCGGTAAGGTTATCGAGCAGGCATTAAAAGAAGTACCTTCCGTGATCCCCTCCTCTGTATTCTATGACAGAGCGGTAGGAGCTCCTTATCTCGAGATCAATTTAAACAGGGACAACATGGCGCGTTATGGAGTAAACGTAGAAGATTTACAGGAAATATTAAGTGCTGCTGTCGGTGGAATGGTATTAACGACAACAGTCGAAGGAAGAGAGCGTTTTCCGGTCCGCCTACGTTATGCCCGCGAATTGCGGGATAATCCGGAAGCATTGTCTATGTTACTAGTTCCTACGGCAACAGGAGCCCAGGTACCATTGAAAGAACTGGCCGATATAGATTATACACGTGGAGCCCAGATGATACAAAGTGAAAACACCTTCCTGGTCGGTTATGTCATATTCGACAAAATATCCGGTAAAGCAGAGGTCGACGTGGTTAAAGAAGCCACTCGCGTACTTGAACAAAAAATAAAAGACGGGGAACTGACACTGGCCAAAGGAGTATCTTACAAGTTTGCAGGGAACTATGAACAACAGGAACGGGCTACCCAACGGCTGGCAATTGTAGTGCCTCTGGCATTACTGATTGTTCTATTGGTCTTATATTTCCAGTTCAAGTCGGTCACAGCCTCTCTTATCCACTTCTCCGGTGTATTTGTTGCCTTTGCCGGAGGGTTTATCCTGCTTTGGCTGTATGGACAGGATTGGTTTATGAACTTTTCTGTCGGCGGAGAGAATATGAGGGATCTTTTCCAGATGCATACCATCAACCTGAGTGTTGCCGTCTGGGTCGGGTTTATTGCTTTGTTCGGTGTTGCTACCGACGACGGTGTATTGATGGGTACTTACATCCACCAAACATTCCTCCGGCAAAATCCCCGTACGAAAGAGGCTATACGGGAAGCCGTAGTTGCTGCCGGATTAAAACGTGTACGACCGGCCGCCATGACAACGGCAACAACATTGATTGCCTTACTTCCTGTATTGACCTCGACAGGAAAAGGAGCCGATATCATGGTGCCGATGGCAATACCCACCTTCGGGGGAATGCTGATACAGTCTATGACTATGTTTGTCGTACCCGTCCTGCAATGCTGGTGGCGTGAAAGCATAATTAAGAAAGAACAAAAGAAACAAAACATTGAAAATGATAAAAACGATGAAGAATAA
- a CDS encoding recombinase family protein gives MVIAYLRVTIGKQHLETQKDEIERYAAANGFEVNKWITDIIDEKRKEKESSLSRIIDRMKQGDKVIITDIARFGRTLSEVMNLLGKCMAKGIHVCSINDRYILDDGLNTTVVSDTCNLISEIEHNLMSIRTKEALNHKKDKGLQLGRPKGTDAKQSLLDANKEEVMNMLERGDTVVMICKHFNVSRNTYYQFKRNYGL, from the coding sequence ATGGTAATAGCTTATTTAAGAGTAACTATAGGCAAGCAGCATCTTGAAACACAAAAAGATGAAATTGAACGCTATGCAGCAGCAAATGGTTTTGAGGTCAATAAATGGATAACGGATATTATTGATGAGAAAAGAAAGGAGAAAGAGTCGTCATTAAGTCGTATCATAGACCGGATGAAACAAGGGGATAAGGTGATCATTACTGATATCGCCCGGTTTGGCCGTACTTTATCCGAAGTGATGAATCTTTTAGGTAAATGTATGGCGAAAGGTATTCATGTATGTAGTATAAACGATCGCTATATTCTGGATGACGGTTTGAATACGACGGTAGTATCGGATACCTGCAATCTGATTTCTGAGATCGAACATAACCTGATGTCGATCCGGACAAAAGAAGCATTGAATCATAAGAAGGATAAAGGACTTCAATTAGGGCGTCCGAAGGGTACCGATGCCAAACAGTCTTTGTTGGATGCCAATAAAGAAGAAGTGATGAATATGCTCGAGAGAGGTGATACGGTCGTGATGATCTGTAAGCATTTTAATGTATCCAGAAATACTTACTATCAGTTTAAGAGGAATTACGGACTTTAA